A stretch of Brassica rapa cultivar Chiifu-401-42 chromosome A08, CAAS_Brap_v3.01, whole genome shotgun sequence DNA encodes these proteins:
- the LOC103835313 gene encoding transcription factor VOZ1 isoform X2: MTGKRSKNPCRSVSHKLFKDKAKNRVDDLQGMLLDLQFARKESSALDVTLLEEQVNLMLREWKSELNEPSPASSLQQGGGTLGSFSSDICRLLQLCDEEDDATSKLAAPKPEPTDQNLEPYGPLADHRKDPSLVVGNNLDGTAHLEYNLQQEFEPSFNGGFNDCPGYGVEGPLDISAFIPIICPPPSAFLGPKCALWDCPRPAQGLDWFQDYCSSFHASLAFNEGPPGMNPVVRPGGIGLKDGLLFAALSAKAGGKDVGIPECEGAATAKSPWNAPELFDLTVLESETLREWLFFDKPRRAFESGNRKQRSLPDYNGRGWHESRKQIMSEFGGLKRSYYMDPQPLHHFEWHLYEYEINNCDACALYRLELKLVVDGKKNSKGKVSTDSVADLQKQMRRLTAEFPQENNNNKRCIKGRTKVNTKVATGNVQNTVEQTIEYGVGEEFNYLVGNLTDYYDN, from the exons ATGACGGGGAAACGATCTAAGAATCCTTGCAGATCTGTTTCTCACAAGCTGTTCAAGGATAAGGCCAAGAACCGTGTTGATGATCTGCAAGGGATGCTATTGGATCTCCAGTTTGCAAGGAAAGAGAGCAGCGCTCTTGATGTGACACTACTTGAGGAGCAAGTGAATCTGATGCTTCGTGAGTGGAAGTCAGAGCTCAACGAGCCGTCTCCAGCATCATCCTTGCAACAA GGTGGTGGTACTCTGGGGTCTTTCTCATCAGACATTTGTCGGCTGCTTCAGCTCtgtgatgaggaagatgatgCAACCAGCAAGTTAGCTGCGCCCAAGCCCGAGCCTACGGATCAGAATCTTGAACCATATGGTCCGTTGGCTGATCATCGCAAAGATCCTTCCTTAGTAGTTGGTAACAACTTGGACGGAACCGCTCATTTGGAGTACAATCTGCAGCAAGAGTTTGAACCAAGCTTCAATGGTGGTTTCAATGATTGTCCTGGTTATGGTGTAGAGGGTCCTTTGGATATATCTGCTTTCATCCCAATAATCTGTCCTCCACCCTCTGCGTTCTTGGGTCCAAAATGTGCTCTTTGGGACTGTCCCAGGCCTGCTCAAGGACTCGACTGGTTCCAGGATTACTGCAGCAGCTTCCACGCTTCTCTGGCTTTCAATGAAGGTCCACCGGGTATGAATCCCGTTGTGCGTCCTGGAGGCATTGGCTTGAAAGATGGTCTGCTTTTTGCTGCTCTTAGCGCAAAGGCTGGAGGGAAAGACGTCGGTATTCCTGAATGTGAAGGAGCTGCAACTGCTAAATCTCCATGGAATGCTCCAG AGCTCTTTGATCTCACGGTTCTAGAGAGTGAGACACTAAGGGAGTGGCTATTCTTTGATAAGCCAAGGAGGGCCTTTGAGAGCGGGAACAGGAAGCAACGATCTTTACCGGATTACAACGGTCGCGGCTGGCACGAGTCACGTAAACAGATCATGAGCGAGTTTGGAGGGCTGAAGAGGTCTTACTACATGGATCCACAGCCTCTGCACCATTTCGAATGGCATCTTTACGAGTACGAGATCAACAACTGCGATGCTTGTGCCTTGTACAGGCTTGAGCTCAAGCTCGTTGTTGATGGGAAGAAGAACTCAAAAGGCAAAGTATCAACTGACTCCGTGGCTGATCTGCAGAAACAGATGAGAAGACTCACTGCTGAGTTCCCTcaagaaaacaacaacaacaaacgcTGCATCAAAGGAAGGACTAAAGTGAACACAAAAGTGGCCACTGGAAATGTTCAGAACACAGTAGAGCAGACCATTGAGTATGGAGTAGGTGAAGAGTTTAACTATCTTGTCGGAAATCTAACTGACTATTATGACAATTGA
- the LOC103835313 gene encoding transcription factor VOZ1 isoform X3 produces MTGKRSKNPCRSVSHKLFKDKAKNRVDDLQGMLLDLQFARKESSALDVTLLEEQVNLMLREWKSELNEPSPASSLQQGGTLGSFSSDICRLLQLCDEEDDATSKLAAPKPEPTDQNLEPYGPLADHRKDPSLVVGNNLDGTAHLEYNLQQEFEPSFNGGFNDCPGYGVEGPLDISAFIPIICPPPSAFLGPKCALWDCPRPAQGLDWFQDYCSSFHASLAFNEGPPGMNPVVRPGGIGLKDGLLFAALSAKAGGKDVGIPECEGAATAKSPWNAPELFDLTVLESETLREWLFFDKPRRAFESGNRKQRSLPDYNGRGWHESRKQIMSEFGGLKRSYYMDPQPLHHFEWHLYEYEINNCDACALYRLELKLVVDGKKNSKGKVSTDSVADLQKQMRRLTAEFPQENNNNKRCIKGRTKVNTKVATGNVQNTVEQTIEYGVGEEFNYLVGNLTDYYDN; encoded by the exons ATGACGGGGAAACGATCTAAGAATCCTTGCAGATCTGTTTCTCACAAGCTGTTCAAGGATAAGGCCAAGAACCGTGTTGATGATCTGCAAGGGATGCTATTGGATCTCCAGTTTGCAAGGAAAGAGAGCAGCGCTCTTGATGTGACACTACTTGAGGAGCAAGTGAATCTGATGCTTCGTGAGTGGAAGTCAGAGCTCAACGAGCCGTCTCCAGCATCATCCTTGCAACAA GGTGGTACTCTGGGGTCTTTCTCATCAGACATTTGTCGGCTGCTTCAGCTCtgtgatgaggaagatgatgCAACCAGCAAGTTAGCTGCGCCCAAGCCCGAGCCTACGGATCAGAATCTTGAACCATATGGTCCGTTGGCTGATCATCGCAAAGATCCTTCCTTAGTAGTTGGTAACAACTTGGACGGAACCGCTCATTTGGAGTACAATCTGCAGCAAGAGTTTGAACCAAGCTTCAATGGTGGTTTCAATGATTGTCCTGGTTATGGTGTAGAGGGTCCTTTGGATATATCTGCTTTCATCCCAATAATCTGTCCTCCACCCTCTGCGTTCTTGGGTCCAAAATGTGCTCTTTGGGACTGTCCCAGGCCTGCTCAAGGACTCGACTGGTTCCAGGATTACTGCAGCAGCTTCCACGCTTCTCTGGCTTTCAATGAAGGTCCACCGGGTATGAATCCCGTTGTGCGTCCTGGAGGCATTGGCTTGAAAGATGGTCTGCTTTTTGCTGCTCTTAGCGCAAAGGCTGGAGGGAAAGACGTCGGTATTCCTGAATGTGAAGGAGCTGCAACTGCTAAATCTCCATGGAATGCTCCAG AGCTCTTTGATCTCACGGTTCTAGAGAGTGAGACACTAAGGGAGTGGCTATTCTTTGATAAGCCAAGGAGGGCCTTTGAGAGCGGGAACAGGAAGCAACGATCTTTACCGGATTACAACGGTCGCGGCTGGCACGAGTCACGTAAACAGATCATGAGCGAGTTTGGAGGGCTGAAGAGGTCTTACTACATGGATCCACAGCCTCTGCACCATTTCGAATGGCATCTTTACGAGTACGAGATCAACAACTGCGATGCTTGTGCCTTGTACAGGCTTGAGCTCAAGCTCGTTGTTGATGGGAAGAAGAACTCAAAAGGCAAAGTATCAACTGACTCCGTGGCTGATCTGCAGAAACAGATGAGAAGACTCACTGCTGAGTTCCCTcaagaaaacaacaacaacaaacgcTGCATCAAAGGAAGGACTAAAGTGAACACAAAAGTGGCCACTGGAAATGTTCAGAACACAGTAGAGCAGACCATTGAGTATGGAGTAGGTGAAGAGTTTAACTATCTTGTCGGAAATCTAACTGACTATTATGACAATTGA
- the LOC103835313 gene encoding transcription factor VOZ1 isoform X1 translates to MTGKRSKNPCRSVSHKLFKDKAKNRVDDLQGMLLDLQFARKESSALDVTLLEEQVNLMLREWKSELNEPSPASSLQQQGGGTLGSFSSDICRLLQLCDEEDDATSKLAAPKPEPTDQNLEPYGPLADHRKDPSLVVGNNLDGTAHLEYNLQQEFEPSFNGGFNDCPGYGVEGPLDISAFIPIICPPPSAFLGPKCALWDCPRPAQGLDWFQDYCSSFHASLAFNEGPPGMNPVVRPGGIGLKDGLLFAALSAKAGGKDVGIPECEGAATAKSPWNAPELFDLTVLESETLREWLFFDKPRRAFESGNRKQRSLPDYNGRGWHESRKQIMSEFGGLKRSYYMDPQPLHHFEWHLYEYEINNCDACALYRLELKLVVDGKKNSKGKVSTDSVADLQKQMRRLTAEFPQENNNNKRCIKGRTKVNTKVATGNVQNTVEQTIEYGVGEEFNYLVGNLTDYYDN, encoded by the exons ATGACGGGGAAACGATCTAAGAATCCTTGCAGATCTGTTTCTCACAAGCTGTTCAAGGATAAGGCCAAGAACCGTGTTGATGATCTGCAAGGGATGCTATTGGATCTCCAGTTTGCAAGGAAAGAGAGCAGCGCTCTTGATGTGACACTACTTGAGGAGCAAGTGAATCTGATGCTTCGTGAGTGGAAGTCAGAGCTCAACGAGCCGTCTCCAGCATCATCCTTGCAACAA CAGGGTGGTGGTACTCTGGGGTCTTTCTCATCAGACATTTGTCGGCTGCTTCAGCTCtgtgatgaggaagatgatgCAACCAGCAAGTTAGCTGCGCCCAAGCCCGAGCCTACGGATCAGAATCTTGAACCATATGGTCCGTTGGCTGATCATCGCAAAGATCCTTCCTTAGTAGTTGGTAACAACTTGGACGGAACCGCTCATTTGGAGTACAATCTGCAGCAAGAGTTTGAACCAAGCTTCAATGGTGGTTTCAATGATTGTCCTGGTTATGGTGTAGAGGGTCCTTTGGATATATCTGCTTTCATCCCAATAATCTGTCCTCCACCCTCTGCGTTCTTGGGTCCAAAATGTGCTCTTTGGGACTGTCCCAGGCCTGCTCAAGGACTCGACTGGTTCCAGGATTACTGCAGCAGCTTCCACGCTTCTCTGGCTTTCAATGAAGGTCCACCGGGTATGAATCCCGTTGTGCGTCCTGGAGGCATTGGCTTGAAAGATGGTCTGCTTTTTGCTGCTCTTAGCGCAAAGGCTGGAGGGAAAGACGTCGGTATTCCTGAATGTGAAGGAGCTGCAACTGCTAAATCTCCATGGAATGCTCCAG AGCTCTTTGATCTCACGGTTCTAGAGAGTGAGACACTAAGGGAGTGGCTATTCTTTGATAAGCCAAGGAGGGCCTTTGAGAGCGGGAACAGGAAGCAACGATCTTTACCGGATTACAACGGTCGCGGCTGGCACGAGTCACGTAAACAGATCATGAGCGAGTTTGGAGGGCTGAAGAGGTCTTACTACATGGATCCACAGCCTCTGCACCATTTCGAATGGCATCTTTACGAGTACGAGATCAACAACTGCGATGCTTGTGCCTTGTACAGGCTTGAGCTCAAGCTCGTTGTTGATGGGAAGAAGAACTCAAAAGGCAAAGTATCAACTGACTCCGTGGCTGATCTGCAGAAACAGATGAGAAGACTCACTGCTGAGTTCCCTcaagaaaacaacaacaacaaacgcTGCATCAAAGGAAGGACTAAAGTGAACACAAAAGTGGCCACTGGAAATGTTCAGAACACAGTAGAGCAGACCATTGAGTATGGAGTAGGTGAAGAGTTTAACTATCTTGTCGGAAATCTAACTGACTATTATGACAATTGA
- the LOC103835315 gene encoding OPA3-like protein, which produces MVLPLMKLGTLLVKTISKPLASQLKHQAKVHPRFRQSIINFAQRNHRVTTQIQRRIYGHATDVEIRPLNEEKAVQAAVDLIGELFIFAVGGGVVIFEVQRSSRSEARKEEARKQELEELRIKDEELEKKMADLQSKLAEVEELAKARGLTGFFKVKQQPGSATKVGSSEKPDAKSSESSSSS; this is translated from the exons ATGGTGCTGCCGTTGATGAAGCTGGGGACGCTACTGGTGAAAACGATAAGTAAGCCATTGGCAAGTCAGCTGAAGCACCAGGCCAAGGTTCATCCCAGGTTCCGTCAATCCATCATCAACTTCGCCCAG AGGAACCACAGGGTGACGACGCAGATACAGAGGAGGATCTATGGGCACGCCACCGATGTGGAGATTCGTCCCTTGAACGAAGAAAAGGCTGTTCAAGCTGCTGTTGATCTCATCGGAGAGCTCTTCATCTTCGCC GTCGGTGGAGGCGTTGTTATCTTTGAGGTGCAGAGAAGTTCCCGTTCTGAAGCTAGGAAAGAGGAAGCCCGTAAGCAGGAGTTAGAG GAGTTAAGAATAAAAGATGAAGAATTGGAAAAGAAAATGGCTGATCTCCAGAGCAAACTAGCGGAGGTTGAAGAGCTTGCTAAGGCACGGGGACTGACCGGTTTTTTTAAGGTAAAACAGCAACCCGGTTCTGCTACAAAGGTGGGTAGCTCCGAGAAACCAGACGCAAAATCCAGTGAATCATCGTCATCATCTTAA
- the LOC103835316 gene encoding syntaxin-61 has product MSSAQDPFYIVKEEIQDSIDKLQSTFHKWERVSPGMGDQVHVTKELLANCGSIEWQVDELEKAVAVAAKDPALYGIDDAELERRRRWTSNARTQVRNVKTGVLAGKGSAGAGNASEVRRELMRMPNSNEASRYDQYGGRDDDGFVQSESDRQMLLIKQQDEELDELSKSVERIGGVGLTIHDELVAQERIIDELGTEMDSTKNRLEFVQKKVGMVMKKAGAKGQMMMICFLLVLFIILFVLVFLT; this is encoded by the exons ATGTCTTCAGCGCAAGATCCATTCTACATTGTTAAGGAGGAGATCCAAGATTCT ATTGATAAGTTGCAATCTACATTCCACAAATGGGAGCGTGTCTCTCCTGGAATGGGTGATCAAGTCCACGTCACCAAGGAGCTTCTTGCTAATTGTGGAAGCATTGAGTGGCAG GTAGATGAGCTGGAAAAAGCGGTGGCCGTTGCAGCAAAAGATCCTGCCTTGTATGGCATTGATGATGCTGAGCTTGAAAGACGGAGGAGATGGACTAGTAATGCTAGGACACAG GTGCGGAATGTGAAGACTGGTGTTCTAGCTGGTAAAGGTAGCGCTGGAGCTGGTAATGCAAGTGAAGTGCGCCGAGAGCTGATGAGAATGCCAAACTCGAATGAAGCAAGTAGATACGATCAGTATGGGGGAAGAGATGATGATGGATTTGTACAGTCAGAATCAGATAGGCAAATGCTGTTGATAAA GCAACAAGACGAAGAGCTGGACGAGCTGAGTAAAAGTGTAGAGAGGATTGGAGGAGTGGGACTTACTATACACGATGAACTCGTTGCACAG GAGAGGATAATAGATGAACTGGGAACGGAGATGGACAGTACAAAGAACAGGCTAGAGTTTGTACAGAAAAAAGTGGGAATGGTGATGAAGAAAGCAGGAGCGAAAGggcagatgatgatgatatgttTCTTGCTCGTCTTGTTCATCATCCTTTTCGTTCTCGTCTTCTTGACCTAA
- the LOC103835317 gene encoding receptor-like protein kinase HSL1 — MHLLFLFLLFTSVFSLNQEGLILQQVKLSLNDPDSSLSTWNSQDASPCRWHGVSCDNKNSSSSSSVTSVDLSNANLAGPFPSVICRLPNLSHLSFSNNSITSDLPLDVGACKSLKTLDLSQCLFTGKIPHTLADLPSLTSLDLSGNNFSGDIPASFGKFENLEALSLISNLLDGTIPPFLGNVTSLKMLNLSYNPFAPGRIPPELGNLTNLQVLWLTECNLIGEIPDSLGRLSKLVNLDLALNNLVGPIPRSLGGLASVIQIELYNNSLTGAIPVELGNLKSLRLLDASMNRLTGSIPDELCRLPLESLILYENDLEGELPESIALSPNLYDLRIFGNRLTGALPSDLGANSPLNRIDVSENEFSGELPAGLCAKGELEELLVINNSLSGVLPEGLGDCKSLTRVRLAYNRFTGRVPAGFWGLPHVSLLELINNSFSGEISKTIGGASNLSMLVLTNNEFTGSLPEEIGSLDKLSELSASGNKLSGSLPDSLMSLVELGTLDLHGNRFTGELSPKIKSWKKLNELNLADNEFSGKIPDEIGSLSVLNYLDLSGNLFSGEIPVSLQGLKLNQLNLSNNRLTGDVPDSLAKEMYKNSFLGNPGLCGDIEGLCGSEDQAKSKGFAWLLRSIFVLAVIVFVAGLAWFYLKYMTFKKARAVERSKWTLMSFHKLGFSEHEILESLDEENVVGAGASGKVYKVVLTNGETVAVKRIWTGSVKETEDNTDPEKGERPGSVQDEAFEAEVETLGKIRHKNIVKLWCCCTTRDCKLLVYEYMPNGSLGDLLHSSKGGTLGWETRFKIILDAAEGLSYLHHDCVPAIVHRDVKSNNILIDGDYGAKVADFGVAKVVDLTGKAPKSMSVIAGSCGYIAPEYAYTLRVNEKSDIYSFGVVILEIVTRKRPVDPELGEKDLVRWVCSTLDQNGVEHVIDPKLDSCYKEEISKILNVGLLCTSPLPINRPSMRRVVKMLQEIGGGDDESLNKTRSGKLTPYYYEETSDQGSVA, encoded by the exons ATGcatcttctcttcctcttcctccttttCACCTCCGTCTTCTCTCTAAACCAAGAAGGCCTCATCCTCCAGCAAGTCAAGCTCTCTCTCAACGACCCAGACTCCTCCCTCTCCACCTGGAACTCCCAAGACGCTTCGCCTTGTCGGTGGCACGGCGTCTCTTGCGACAATAAaaactcctcctcctcctcctccgtcacTTCCGTCGACCTCTCAAACGCCAACCTCGCCGGCCCTTTCCCTTCCGTCATCTGCCGTCTCCCCAACCTCTCTCATCTCTCCTTCTCCAACAACTCAATCACCTCCGACCTCCCGCTCGACGTCGGAGCTTGCAAGAGCCTCAAAACTCTCGACCTCTCCCAGTGTCTCTTCACCGGAAAGATCCCCCACACCCTCGCCGACCTCCCCTCCTTAACCTCCCTCGATTTATCCGGAAACAACTTCTCCGGCGACATTCCGGCGAGCTTCGGCAAATTCGAAAACCTCGAGGCTCTCTCTCTCATCAGCAACCTCTTAGACGGAACGATCCCGCCGTTTCTCGGTAACGTCACCTCCCTGAAGATGCTGAACCTATCCTACAACCCGTTCGCCCCGGGTCGGATCCCTCCGGAGCTCGGGAACTTAACGAACCTCCAAGTCTTGTGGCTCACGGAATGTAATTTAATCGGGGAGATCCCTGACTCGCTGGGTCGACTCAGTAAACTCGTTAATCTAGACCTCGCGCTCAACAACCTCGTGGGCCCCATCCCTCGCTCCCTCGGCGGGTTAGCCAGCGTAATCCAGATTGAGCTTTACAACAACTCGTTAACCGGAGCTATCCCGGTTGAGCTCGggaatttaaaatcattaagaCTTCTCGACGCGTCGATGAACCGGTTAACCGGGTCTATACCGGACGAGCTCTGCCGTTTACCGTTAGAGAGTTTGATTCTCTACGAGAACGATCTCGAAGGCGAGCTTCCGGAGAGCATAGCTTTATCTCCCAACTTGTACGATCTAAGAATATTCGGAAACCGCCTCACCGGGGCATTACCGAGTGACCTCGGCGCTAACTCGCCGCTGAATCGGATAGACGTGTCGGAAAATGAATTCTCCGGGGAGTTGCCGGCGGGTTTGTGCGCGAAGGGGGAGCTAGAGGAGTTGCTGGTTATAAACAACTCCCTCTCCGGCGTTTTACCGGAGGGGCTGGGGGATTGTAAGAGCTTGACGCGTGTCCGGTTAGCGTATAACCGGTTTACCGGTCGAGTTCCGGCCGGTTTCTGGGGGTTGCCGCATGTTTCGTTGCTTGAGCTTATAAACAACTCGTTCTCCGGCGAGATTTCGAAGACTATCGGAGGCGCGTCGAATCTCTCGATGTTGGTTCTGACCAACAACGAGTTCACCGGATCTTTGCCGGAGGAgattgggtctttggacaagctTAGTGAGTTGTCGGCGAGCGGGAACAAGCTTAGTGGCTCGTTGCCTGATAGCTTGATGAGTCTTGTGGAGTTAGGGACGCTTGATCTTCACGGGAACCGGTTTACTGGGGAGTTATCTCCTAAGATCAAGTCATGGAAGAAGCTAAACGAGTTGAACTTAGCCGACAACGAATTTTCCGGCAAGATCCCAGACGAGATCGGGAGCTTGTCTGTTTTGAACTATCTTGATCTCTCTGGTAACTTATTCTCTGGCGAGATCCCTGTTTCGTTGCAGGGTTTGAAGCTAAACCAGCTGAATCTGTCGAATAACCGGTTAACCGGCGACGTACCGGATTCTTTAGCGAAAGAGATGTATAAGAACAGCTTCCTCGGGAACCCGGGACTCTGCGGGGATATCGAGGGACTGTGTGGCTCTGAGGATCAAGCTAAGAGCAAAGGCTTTGCATGGCTTCTCAGATCTATTTTCGTACTTGCGGTGATAGTGTTTGTTGCTGGACTTGCTTGGTTCTACTTAAAGTACATGACATTCAAGAAAGCGAGAGCCGTGGAGAGGTCTAAGTGGACGTTAATGTCCTTCCACAAACTCGGATTCAGCGAGCACGAGATTCTCGAAAGCTTAGATGAAGAGAACGTGGTTGGAGCTGGAGCTTCCGGTAAAGTCTACAAGGTTGTGCTCACCAACGGAGAAACCGTCGCTGTTAAACGTATATGGACAGGCTCCGTCAAAGAAACAGAAGACAACACCGATCCGGAGAAAGGCGAGAGACCTGGATCAGTTCAAGACGAGGCCTTTGAGGCTGAGGTCGAGACGTTGGGTAAGATTAGGCACAAGAACATTGTGAAGCTATGGTGTTGCTGCACGACGAGAGATTGCAAGCTCTTGGTTTATGAGTACATGCCTAACGGTAGCTTGGGAGATTTGCTGCATAGCAGCAAAGGAGGAACGTTGGGGTGGGAAACGAGGTTTAAGATTATATTAGATGCAGCCGAGGGGCTTTCTTATCTTCACCATGATTGTGTACCAGCGATTGTGCATAGAGATGTTAAGTCCAACAATATTTTGATCGATGGAGATTATGGTGCGAAGGTTGCTGATTTTGGAGTGGCTAAAGTCGTTGACTTGACCGGGAAGGCTCCTAAGTCGATGTCAGTGATCGCTGGCTCGTGCGGTTATATTGCACCAG AATACGCATATACGCTTCGTGTGAACGAGAAGAGTGACATCTACAGCTTCGGGGTAGTGATCCTTGAGATAGTTACTAGGAAACGTCCGGTTGATCCGGAGTTGGGAGAGAAGGATTTGGTGAGATGGGTTTGTTCCACATTGGACCAGAACGGAGTAGAGCATGTGATAGACCCAAAACTTGACTCATGTTACAAAGAAGAGATAAGCAAGATCCTTAACGTTGGGCTTCTCTGCACGAGTCCTTTGCCTATAAACCGACCTTCGATGAGACGTGTGGTTAAGATGTTGCAAGAAATCGGCGGTGGAGATGACGAAAGCCTGAACAAGACAAGATCCGGCAAGTTAACTCCTTACTACTATGAAGAAACTTCAGACCAGGGAAGTGTAGCTTGA